TTGATTGTCAAACCATGTTTTGATTTTGaacaaaaatgttttgtatgGCAGGTTTAAGGGCGAGGCCTTGAATGTGTTAACGTTTTATGTATCGAAGTCTTACATGGAGTGTTGCAGAGCTGTTTTTGATGATATACAGATTGAGGGGATTTCTTTATGCCTGTTCTTCATTGCTGAGGTACCATCTAATTTGTTCCTTCTTTCAGTCCTTGAAGAAACTCAACCATGCGAATGTGGTCAAACTCAAGGAGGTTATAAGGGAAAATGACCACTTGTACTTTGTGTTTGAATACATGAAGGAGAACTTGTATCAACTAATGAAAGACAGGtaaatattatattttttttttttatcacacaGCCTAAATATAGGATATTTGAAATGGGTTCAATGTTTTGGGGATACATTTTCTCAGTATGTCAGTAGGTCAAAATCATGGCTCATGTATTGTTATTTGTATCATGTTACAGGTCTCGGCTGTTCCCTGAATCTGCTGTGCGAAATATTATGTTCCAGATACTGCAGGGATTAGCATTTATTCATAAGCATGGTATGATCCACTGTATACTAGCATGGAGATGTTTTTTAGTTGCACATTTTCTATAAATGAGGTACACTTGTTACTTTGTATGCTCGCTGTATGATTTTCCCCTCAGGATTCTTTCACAGGGATATGAAACCTGAGAACCTTCTGTGCATGGGACCAGAGCTGGTGAAAATAGCTGACTTTGGGCTTGCCCGTGAGATAAGATCTCGGCCCCCGTACACAGACTATGTTTCAACAAGATGGTTAGTTTTGTTACCTCCATATGATGTGTCTGTGACACCATTTTGTGATTGATCAAGTTCTGTCTTACTGATCAATCTGAATTTATTGGTCTCCTTTTCTGTCAGCTTGTGACAACATGATTCCTCTTGTATTTTCTCTCACGTGAAGCATCAACCAGCCTATAAAGCCTTTCTCCCTTCCTTTTGTTGAGACCTTAGACTGCTGCTCTATGTACAGTCATTGAACACTGTTCACTTTAATGTTTACGTAATGTCTATTGTTCTAaaatcgtttctgtagttagacaaagataagattagcattcctgcaacattatacTGTTTGAATTTGATGTAAACCAATTGATTACTCActttatgtacagtgcattcggaaagtattcagaccccttgacatttttcacattttgttacggtacagccttattctaaaatgtattaaatatatttttttcctccattaacctacacacaatacccaccaATAACatggtggcctccatcattcttaaatggaagaagtttagacccgaccaagactcttcctagagctgagtAATAGAGTTCGTCTGTTCGTctgtgggagaaccttccagaaggacaaccatctctgcagccctccatcaatcaggcctttatggcagtggccagatggaagccactcctcaaacaagattctctggtctgatgaaaccaagattgaacgctTTGGGCCGaggccaagtgtcacgtctggtggaaactcggcactatccctacggtgaaacatagtggtggcagcatgctgtggggatgtttttcagcggtagtgactgggagactagtcaggatcgagggaaagatgaacggagcaaagtacagaaatccttgatgaaaacctgctccagagttctcaggacctcagactggggcgaaagttcacttccaacaggacaacgaccctaagcacacagccaagacaatgccgGAGTGGcctcgggacaagtttctgaatgtccttgagtggcccagccagagtccggattTGAaaccaattgaacatctctggagagaactggcagagcttgagaagaatgggagaaactccccaaatacaagtgtgccaagcttgtagcgtcatacccaagaagacctgaggctgtaatcgctgccaaaggtgcttcaacaaagtactgaggaaagagtctgaatacttatgtaaatgtattatttattaaaaaataaattaaaaaaaatgtaatgaatttGCGACAATTTCTAatgacctgtttttgctttgtcattgtgaggtattgtgtgtagattgatgaggggggaaaaaacatttaatcaattttaaaacaaggctgtaacgtaacaaaatgtgggaaaagtcaaggtgtctgaataatttccgaatgcactgtacatacagtattctCGACATggatcatcctatataactactgctataCATAACTTTTTCCCTATTTGTCTATACATCCGAAGTATAtcccggactctgacattgctagTTCTGATATTTGTTTCTTCTTTTTTAGGAGGAGGGGGGGATTATTTGTGTATTACTATGGTTCTGTTAGACATTTACTGCATTGCTGGAGTTAGGAACAAAGGCATTTCCCTTTACCtgctttaacatctgctaatctgtgTATGCGACAAACTTTTTGATTTGATATCCAGGTACAGAGCTCCAGAGGTGCTGCTGAGGTCCACCACCTACAGCTCTCCTATAGACCAGTGGGCCGTTGGCTGCATTATGGCAGAGCTCTACAACCTCAGGCCTCTGTTCCCAGGCTCCAGTGAAGTGGACACCATCTTCAAAATTTGCCAAGTCTTGGGAACTCCAAAGAAGGTAGCCTTGTTTTCTGGGGCTGTTAGATCCAGTATATCAACCTGATTATAAGCTATACTGTCCTCACATCTTCATGTAGAATGTATCATGGTGTTGTTAAATGCATAATTCAAACCTCACTGAAGATGTGATTGGTCTTGTGTGACATGCTTTTGAAATTAAACTTTTTCTCAGATTATTTGTCATAACATTTGTTAaattttctgttttatttctgtATGGTGAAATTTAAGCAGttcaataatatttttttttaatccactTCCTCTAGAATGACTGGCCAGAGGGCTTCCAGTTGTCGGTAGCCATGAATTTCCGCTGGCCTCAATGTGTCCCCAGTAATCTGAGGAGTCTGATCCCTAACGCCAGTACTGAGGCCATCCACCTCATGAGAGACCTACTCCAGTGGGACCCTAAGAAGAGGCCAGCCTCTGCACAGGTAGCTAACCCTGGCTGGGGCATATCTCTGTTATAAACTGTACTAAAAGAAATGTTGAGAATGGATCCATATGAACATGCATGCATCCGTAGAATAGTTATTTTAACATCCACCAATAGAGTGGTGAATACTGAATTAATTAATAGATCTACAGCTATGTTAGCTTGTGCATAGCTAAACAATTTGAGATATTCTAACATTTAATGGCATGTTGGCTGATTAATATGTCCTGCTTAGGGCTCAATGGAAACCAATCAATCATTTTATTCTCCATTTGCAGGCCCTCAGGTACTCATACTTCTACGTGGGTCAGGCGTTGGGTACTCCTCAGCAGATCCTGGAGCAGGGCAGGCCTCAGCCTGGTCCTCTACCTCCACAATCATCACAGCAGCATCAACCACTGCTGCTCAAACCAGTGCCCCCTCCCCAGTCAGTGCCCCCAAATCCACATTTCACCTCGTCCAGGCCCCTGCAACAGATCGAAAGAGGCCCTACCCTGGTTCCATTATACCAGAGGCACACAGAGCTACTGCGAGAGCAGCCCAACTGCATTGTGAAGCAGGAGGAGACTGCAAGAGTCCCAAAGACCCGTTTACCTTACATTGTTGATAAGAGCTTGCCGAGCCAGGTGAGTTTGCGGTCATCAACCAGGGCTAGCTGAGCACGAATGCTTGTCATCAGTGTAATCATGTCATTAGATGTTAGAATACCTTGTTAAATTCATCCAAAATTCAATGGCTAGGCATGCAAAGTTGATGAAATGTAATTGAACCATTTTGCTTCTTTGTTAATACACTATTTCCTTTTTCCAGTTGACCCAGGAGGCTGAAAATGCCAACTTAAGCTATCAGGTGAAACCTAAGGGTGGAGGACGCCGGCGATGGGGCCACGGCTCAGGCCTTTTAAAGGGTGACGGCTGGGATGACTTTGAGGACACAGAGTTGACCTCTCTAAATGCTCTGTGCAAAACAAACTTTCCTACTGAAAAACGAAGGGAGGAGACGTTGAGCAGGTGAGACTGTCCCCATGTGTTATCAGTTTGATATTTTCAGATAAAGGCTTTATGTATTTCTTCTTTGTCTTTCAGGTACGGAAATGTTTTGGATTTCAGCAACCCCAAAGTTAAGGGGCAGGTGTCGACAGGTGACAATGCACCTTTGAATCTGAACAAGGCCATGTCCTACCAGGAGCCTTTGAGGACAGCCTCTGCCAAACAGCATTACTTGAAGCAGTCAAGATATCTACCAGgtagaaaatacaaaaacattaCCTTCTTTACAAATTCATATTTTCAGTAAGGAACATCTAGTTACTGTTATGTATATCATAAAATGGGGTCACTCGGCATTGAGCCTTTTTTATCAGTAAACTTTGAACTCGCTTTATTTGCCATTTGTCTACCAAATCAGAGACATATGCATGTACATGCTCTGATATAGAATGCCAAATGATTTTTTAAATCTGGGTGAAACTACATTATTTTCATCACTTGATTTACCAATCTAAGGATTGGTTAATGTTGCTGAGTCATGATGATTTAGTCTTGTTGAGCCACAAGGGGCAGCTTGTTGTGAATTAAGTTACATTGCAAACTTTCTCAACTTCTACTTCCTAATCTCTCCTATCTCACCCGCAGGTTTAAGTACCAAAAAGAATATGGCAATAAATTCCAACAAAGACTACAGTGAAAGCAACCTCTGGGGCAGCAGCAGTATTCCTGTAGGAGGGACGTTTCCTAGCAGAAACACTCATGGTAACAGTTTGGGTTGGGACCAATGTCCTGGCACCTGTCACCTTACTAAACAGAGggctgtggtgtctgtctgtgtgtttacagTAAAAATGTAACTTGAATGTCCTTTTATCTTTGATGGCCCAATTGCAGGTTCAAATACACTTCCAAGTGGATATGTACCATCCTATTTCAAAAAAGAGGTTGACTCTGCCGGCCAAAGAGTGCAACTTGGACCTATAGGGGACTCAACAGCATCAAGTGAGTGATCTTTGTAGTCTCAATGCACAGTTGTCAATCCAGGCTTAGTGCTGTGTAATAATGTGGCTTGTCCCTGCTGTCATAGATTATGCAACCTGGAGGTCGTCAAGCAGAAGTCAGATGGGTGCCTCATCCTATGTGCCGTCACCCACCAAGACTACACCTGGCCTACGGTCTCGCCCCCCAGTACAGGCCATCCATGGGCGCACAGACTGGTCTGCCAAATATGGACACCGCTAGTGGCCTCTTTGGGGCACTTGTGTTATGGCCTGGTACAGATGTCTGTATTCCTGATTTCTCTTTTCCCTATAAAAGGAAAACATCAGTTTTTCATATCAAAGTATGTATGTGTTATACAGCAATAACCTTGGTTTTGTATTATTCTGTGTATATATTGTTCAATGTACAACCTTTTCAATGTATGTGTATTATATGGCTAAATGCACTCAGCAAAAAGTTGGTGTTATCACATTAAAtagatttattttttaattttgttCGTGACAAATTCCCTACCAGGTTTGTTTATTGCATAGCTTTCTCACCCCCTTTGTTGCCTTTGTAGAATGTTTGTTCCATAGATTTTGTAAAACGCCTCCATGATGTTTAAATTACCTATCCAGTCTTTATGCATTTTATATTGCAAATATCACTGTGATATTTTGGCTGAGCCCTGTTTTTATGTTGCCGATTTGTCTTGTTTTTTTGTTCGAATATATTTTTCTTGGTGCTTTCTTTCATGAGACATTCTGTAATGCAATACAGGAAAACACTTGTATTTGATGCATTCTTTTAGATTTTATtcattgttaaaaaaaatatatttaaaacaacTCTGTGCTTATTTCAAGCAGAATTGCTAACACTAGCATTAATATGATCTTTGTATTGAATTACATGGCTCTTTTTTTTATTGAGAGATAAACCAAGTCAACAGTAGGGCCTATCTGCTGGGCCAAATTCTACAAACATATATAACTGCCAGTTACCAaatcccattgcaaaatgtttattTATGTGGTATtgtaatgacacattattttCTTGATAACTGTTTTTGGACAAGCTGTAAGGTCATGTCTTTGACATCAATTCTGTTTTGGTTATATATTCAATAAACTCATTGGTGGATAGACTCTAATTGTGTTAATTGCTTTAATTTGATAATGCATCATCCAGAAACATCTCTTTCCCATAAAATATGTTTgaattttcaaactagttttcattTGGAAGgcagaaagtttttttttttttcacacaaaaaaaattACTTTTGCATTTAAAACAGAACTCTACTCATTACTCCATGTGCATAATCTAGCCTAGGCTCACTTGTTCACACATTCAATAAGATTTACTTAGCCCATCGCTTTAAATATTGAGAAAGACCCATACGAATTGTAGTTACGTTTTGAAATGTTAATATTTAAAAATGGCTTGTTATGACATCTCTTGAGGAAATGTAGACGCGAAATCGTCAGAGAAAATGTGATTTGTCTTGTAATGTTTATTCACAATATGTGTTATCTTACCCATGATGCTACGCTGACATGCACATCTCCAGTCCTCCCATTGGGTTACCACAGCCACAGTAATAAACCCCGGCTATTTCTACAATTGTTCTTCTTAAAGCACATTGCCAACCTTgaccaaaaaaaacatttttaaatgtttacgATATTTTGACATCTAAACACAAATATTCATCCTTAATTTTCTCAATCTAAcggcacaacctagattcgagtCAACGTCTTAAGTacttgaacatgttattactccgaCCTTGTGAAAGTGAAAAACTGACAAGttttcattttcgtcaaaaacaactttacaCCGAAGGAGTGTCTTTGAGTTTTTCAGCCTGCACGGCCTTCAGTCTTTCGGCATGCACATGAGCAGTTCGGCGCGAGATGACAGACCCAATTAATTGTTTCTACGAATGAGtttagctagccaacaacaccaTGACATCGGACTTGTTTGAGTGGTATGGTTGAAGCAACCGACTGAAGAGGAAAGTTAAGGAGCAAGGTCGGGAGGTGCCAAGTTTTTCTTTATGTCGAAATAAATTATCCAACAATATCACCCATAAAATGATGAATTAATTCAAGGTTTACGCAAATATGTTAATTCAATAGAGAATTCGGTCAGAAAAACATAGTTCAAACCCCATGTATCTACCATATATGGTTAAAAAGTTACTCTTGAGAATTTAGCTTGTTTAGCGTGAATGGAATATCACTGCTCCGCAGCAGAATGGCGCTAACTTCGAAGGTCAACTGACGAGCTAACTAGTAGCTGCAGGTTTGTGAGTGAAAACATGGTATTTTTCTATATGAAATCCGCTGAATACAAAACTAAATAGGaactaaatatatatttatttataataCTAAgagactacatttcaatatccacTCTCCAGGAAGACAATCTGTTCCTGTTTTCATTGTGTATTTCTAAATATTTCCCTTTAAATCACCATAGAAACATCCCCTCTCAACTATTGCTGCAAAGTTGACTCCTGTTTCAGTCATGTCTTTAGAACAGAGACCGCTTGAGGGTGACTGC
This genomic stretch from Salvelinus namaycush isolate Seneca chromosome 4, SaNama_1.0, whole genome shotgun sequence harbors:
- the LOC120046644 gene encoding serine/threonine-protein kinase ICK-like isoform X2, producing MKENLYQLMKDRSRLFPESAVRNIMFQILQGLAFIHKHGFFHRDMKPENLLCMGPELVKIADFGLAREIRSRPPYTDYVSTRWYRAPEVLLRSTTYSSPIDQWAVGCIMAELYNLRPLFPGSSEVDTIFKICQVLGTPKKNDWPEGFQLSVAMNFRWPQCVPSNLRSLIPNASTEAIHLMRDLLQWDPKKRPASAQALRYSYFYVGQALGTPQQILEQGRPQPGPLPPQSSQQHQPLLLKPVPPPQSVPPNPHFTSSRPLQQIERGPTLVPLYQRHTELLREQPNCIVKQEETARVPKTRLPYIVDKSLPSQLTQEAENANLSYQVKPKGGGRRRWGHGSGLLKGDGWDDFEDTELTSLNALCKTNFPTEKRREETLSRYGNVLDFSNPKVKGQVSTGDNAPLNLNKAMSYQEPLRTASAKQHYLKQSRYLPGLSTKKNMAINSNKDYSESNLWGSSSIPVGGTFPSRNTHGSNTLPSGYVPSYFKKEVDSAGQRVQLGPIGDSTASNYATWRSSSRSQMGASSYVPSPTKTTPGLRSRPPVQAIHGRTDWSAKYGHR
- the LOC120046644 gene encoding serine/threonine-protein kinase ICK-like isoform X1, producing the protein MNRYTTLRQLGDGTYGSVILGRSLESGELVAIKKMKRKFYSWEECMNLREVISLKKLNHANVVKLKEVIRENDHLYFVFEYMKENLYQLMKDRSRLFPESAVRNIMFQILQGLAFIHKHGFFHRDMKPENLLCMGPELVKIADFGLAREIRSRPPYTDYVSTRWYRAPEVLLRSTTYSSPIDQWAVGCIMAELYNLRPLFPGSSEVDTIFKICQVLGTPKKNDWPEGFQLSVAMNFRWPQCVPSNLRSLIPNASTEAIHLMRDLLQWDPKKRPASAQALRYSYFYVGQALGTPQQILEQGRPQPGPLPPQSSQQHQPLLLKPVPPPQSVPPNPHFTSSRPLQQIERGPTLVPLYQRHTELLREQPNCIVKQEETARVPKTRLPYIVDKSLPSQLTQEAENANLSYQVKPKGGGRRRWGHGSGLLKGDGWDDFEDTELTSLNALCKTNFPTEKRREETLSRYGNVLDFSNPKVKGQVSTGDNAPLNLNKAMSYQEPLRTASAKQHYLKQSRYLPGLSTKKNMAINSNKDYSESNLWGSSSIPVGGTFPSRNTHGSNTLPSGYVPSYFKKEVDSAGQRVQLGPIGDSTASNYATWRSSSRSQMGASSYVPSPTKTTPGLRSRPPVQAIHGRTDWSAKYGHR